The following proteins come from a genomic window of Scomber japonicus isolate fScoJap1 chromosome 4, fScoJap1.pri, whole genome shotgun sequence:
- the sarnp gene encoding SAP domain-containing ribonucleoprotein isoform X2, with translation MAEVIELQKLKLAELRQECEARGLDTKGNKGELIARLQAYLEEHEEDVDVDDVLGEDTEELKEENANDEKAEKESESTENEDQAEKKVVKISPLSTATERLQKRAERFSMPASSESKKAIRAARFGLPNEASTPSPGSTDGVANSKAPVSSDQLKKRAERFGMNVSSISQKIEEDEKLKKRKERFGGLAATATAGGPEVEAKKMKRAERFGIV, from the exons ATGGCTGAGGTGATAGAGCTGCAGAAGCTGAAG CTTGCTGAGCTGAGGCAGGAGTGCGAGGCCCGAGGTTTGGACACCAAGGGAAACAAAGGGGAGCTCATCGCCCGTCTGCAAGCCTACCTGGAGGAACACG AGGAAGACGTGGATGTGGATGATGTGCTCGGAGAGGATACAGAG GAGTTGAAGGAGGAGAATGCCAACGACGAAAAAGCCGAGAAGGAGTCTGAATCAACTGAAAACGAGGA tcAAGCTGAAAAGAAGGTGGTGAAAATAAGTCCTCTGTCAACTGCCACCGAA AGGCTACAGAAGAGGGCCGAACGTTTCAGCATGCCTGCATCCTCTGAGAGCAAGAAGGCCATACGTGCAGCAAG GTTCGGTTTACCCAACGAGGCCTCAACTCCTTCTCCAG gaagtacagatggcGTTGCAAACAGTAAAGCTCCT GTAAGCAGTGATCAGCTGAAGAAGAGAGCAGAACGATTTGGCATGAACGTTTCATCCATTTCACAAAAG ATCGAAGAGGatgaaaagctgaaaaaaaggaaggagaggttCGGCGGTCTGGCGGCTACAGCAACAGCTGGAGGCCCCGAGGTCGAG GCAAAGAAAATGAAGCGTGCTGAAAGATTTGGAATAGTGTAA
- the pmelb gene encoding premelanosome protein b, whose protein sequence is MRTSVVLLVLLAVASHTAAKSKNRFTRYPSWNTKMYPIWKDGDARYKDSWKGGRVTFNVDNDSPTLTGAKVTFTIDLEFPHNQKVQPDGDVVWAEDCVVNGTKYSESEPVYPTQNADWEAVFPDGTPIKKDKKPNYVFVWKTWGQYWQVADCSSSSLTIDTDDIPLGSYTMDIVIYHYRSKEKFIPLGYASTQFSITDQIPFAVSLDQVNDIVAGDMRFIQNRAIAFTITLHDPSKYLGNADITFNWDFGDESGALISRELTVTHTYINSGSFRPQVVIQAVIPDKACDPPVDPPTKAPSDHQTTVKAPVLESAVPILITTKATGLTVNMVPSDTEEDNSEDEASTASTAQPGQETSAVAKTPSPINTDRPAGSASAAASRAVTLTGQAKVVVLTKRDTKPDKPSDDDCVIYRYGSFCTGIEVVEGIEKVEIVQMDNAVMETPGKDKHVLDLTVTCQGSLPKEVCSVILDAQCLRPIHTICNMVEPSRECQLVLRHFFNDSGIYCINVSMANDVSLAATSAKVNVDMGSDLSSSGTIVMMLGVLALVLAVGIVAYSYKRLKSYRPLKEDVMVSVEPQLGRAHTSSAASMFWGLLNRRGAVDNCPLLQEGPV, encoded by the exons ATGAGGACGTCTGTAGTGTTGCTGGTGTTGCTGGCGGTGGCTTCACACACTGCTGCAA AGTCCAAAAACCGTTTCACTCGCTATCCATCATGGAACACTAAGATGTACCCGATCTGGAAGGACGGAGACGCCCGATACAAAGACTCCTGGAAAG GCGGCAGAGTGACTTTCAACGTAGATAATGATTCACCGACTCTGACTGGAGCCAAAGTCACTTTCACCATCGACTTGGAGTTCCCACACAACCAGAAGGTGCAGCCGGATGGGGACGTTGTCTGGGCTGAAGACTGCGTTGTCAATG GAACAAAGTACAGTGAATCTGAGCCAGTATACCCAACACAGAACGCAGACTGGGAAGCTGTTTTCCCCGATGGGACACCAATTAAGAAGGACAAGAAGCCGAACTATGTGTTTGTCTGGAAGACCTGGG GTCAGTACTGGCAGGTGGCGGACTGTTCCTCGTCCTCTCTGACCATCGATACAGATGACATCCCACTGGGCTCCTACACCATGGACATCGTTATCTACCACTACCGCAGCAAGGAGAAGTTCATTCCTCTGGGATACGCCTCCACTCAGTTCTCCATCACTG aTCAAATCCCATTCGCCGTCTCTCTGGACCAAGTGAACGACATTGTGGCTGGAGACATGCGCTTCATCCAGAACAGAGCCATTGCCTTCACCATCACCCTCCACGACCCCAGCAAGTACCTCGGCAACGCTGACATCACCTTCAACTGGGACTTCGGGGATGAGAGCGGAGCCCTGATATCCAGAGAGCTGACCGTCACTCACACCTACATTAACTCTGGATCCTTCAGACCCCAGGTGGTGATCCAGGCCGTGATCCCAGATAAGGCCTGTGACCCACCAGTGGACCCCCCAACCAAGGCACCTTCTGATCACCAAACAACAG TGAAAGCTCCTGTACTGGAGTCCGCTGTCCCAATACTGATAACCACCAAAGCAACTGGTCTGACTGTCAACATGGTTCCTTCAGACACAGAGGAGGACAACAGCGAGGATGAGGCCTCCACCGCCTCCACAGCTCAGCCCGGTCAGGAAACATCCGCAGTGGCCAAGACTCCCTCCCCCATCAACACCGACAGGCCTGCTGGCTCAGCCTCGGCCGCAGCCTCC CGTGCAGTGACACTAACAGGCCAAGCTAAAGTGGTAGTGCTCACTAAAAGGGACACTAAACCCGATAAACCCTCTGATGATGACTGCGTGATTTATCGATACGGCTCCTTCTGCACTGGCATCGAAGTGGTTG AGGGCATTGAAAAGGTAGAGATTGTGCAAATGGACAATGCTGTGATGGAGACACCTGGAAAGGACAAACACGTTTTGGATCTCACTGTTACCTGCCAGGGAAG CCTTCCAAAAGAGGTGTGCAGTGTGATTCTGGATGCGCAGTGTTTGAGGCCGATTCACACCATATGCAACATGGTGGAGCCGTCCAGAGAGTGCCAGCTAGTATTGCGTCACTTCTTCAATGACTCTGGTATCTACTGCATCAATGTGTCCATGGCCAATGATGTCAGTTTGGCTGCCACCAGCGCCAAAGTCAATGTCGACATGG GCTCAGATTTGTCCTCTTCTGGCACTATCGTCATGATGTTGGGTGTCCTGGCACTCGTCCTGGCTGTAGGAATAGTGGCATATTCTTACAA ACGCCTGAAGTCCTACCGTCCTCTGAAGGAAGACGTCATGGTGTCCGTAGAGCCGCAGCTCGGCCGGGCACACACTTCCTCCGCAGCATCGATGTTCTGGGGCCTCCTGAACAGGCGAGGAGCCGTCGACAACTGCCCTCTGCTGCAGGAGGGGCCGGTGTGA
- the tuba1c gene encoding tubulin alpha-1C chain yields MRECISIHVGQAGVQIGNACWELYCLEHGIQPDGQMPSDKTLGGGDDSFNTFFSETGAGKHVPRAVFVDLEPTVIDEVRTGTYRQLFHPEQLITGKEDAANNYARGHYTIGKEIIDLVLDRIRKLADQCTGLQGFLVFHSFGGGTGSGFTSLLMERLSVDYGKKSKLEFSIYPAPQVSTAVVEPYNSILTTHTTLEHSDCAFMVDNEAIYDICRRNLDIERPTYTNLNRLISQIVSSITASLRFDGALNVDLTEFQTNLVPYPRIHFPLATYAPVISAEKAYHEQLSVAEITNACFEPANQMVKCDPRHGKYMACCLLFRGDVVPKDVNAAIATIKTKRTIQFVDWCPTGFKVGINYQPPTVVPGGDLAKVQRAVCMLSNTTAIAEAWARLDHKFDLMYAKRAFVHWYVGEGMEEGEFSEAREDMAALEKDYEEVGVDSIEGEGEEEGEEY; encoded by the exons ATG cgTGAGTGTATCTCTATCCACGTTGGTCAGGCTGGAGTCCAGATTGGAAATGCCTGCTGGGAGCTTTACTGCTTGGAGCATGGCATCCAGCCGGACGGACAGATGCCCAGTGACAAGACTCTGGGAGGAGGAGATGATTCCTTCAACACCTTCTTCAGTGAGACTGGAGCCGGAAAGCACGTCCCCAGGGCTGTTTTTGTCGACCTGGAGCCCACAGTCATCG ATGAGGTACGCACTGGGACCTACCGCCAGCTCTTCCACCCTGAGCAGCTGATCACTGGCAAGGAGGATGCTGCCAACAACTACGCCCGTGGACACTACACCATCGGCAAAGAAATCATTGACCTGGTGCTGGACAGGATCCGCAAACTG GCTGACCAGTGCACCGGTCTTCAGGGTTTCCTGGTGTTCCACAGCTTCGGAGGTGGCACCGGCTCTGGTTTCACCTCCCTGCTGATGGAACGTCTGTCTGTCGACTACGGCAAGAAGTCCAAGCTGGAGTTCTCCATCTACCCAGCTCCCCAGGTGTCCACCGCTGTGGTGGAGCCCTACAACTCCATCCTGACCACCCACACCACCCTGGAGCACTCTGACTGTGCCTTCATGGTAGACAATGAGGCCATCTACGATATCTGCCGTAGGAACCTCGATATCGAGCGTCCTACTTACACCAACCTGAACAGgttgatcagtcagattgtgtcctccatcactgcTTCCCTTCGTTTCGATGGTGCCCTCAATGTTGATCTGACAGAGTTCCAGACCAACTTGGTGCCATATCCCCGTATCCACTTCCCTCTGGCCACCTACGCCCCCGTCATCTCAGCTGAGAAGGCTTACCATGAGCAGCTCTCAGTGGCTGAGATCACAAACGCTTGCTTTgagccagccaatcagatggTAAAATGTGACCCTCGCCACGGCAAGTACATGGCTTGCTGCCTTCTGTTCCGTGGTGATGTGGTGCCCAAAGATGTGAACGCTGCTATTGCCACCATCAAAACCAAGCGTACCATCCAGTTTGTGGACTGGTGTCCCACTGGTTTCAAGGTTGGCATCAACTACCAGCCTCCCACTGTGGTTCCTGGTGGAGATCTGGCCAAGGTCCAGAGGGCTGTGTGCATGCTGAGCAACACCACTGCTATTGCAGAGGCCTGGGCTCGCCTTGACCACAAGTTTGACCTGATGTACGCTAAGCGTGCCTTTGTTCACTGGTATGTGGGTGAGGGtatggaggagggagagttcTCTGAGGCCAGAGAAGACATGGCAGCTCTGGAGAAGGATTACGAGGAGGTTGGAGTCGACTCCATTGAgggtgagggagaggaggaaggagaggaataTTAA
- the LOC128358002 gene encoding tubulin alpha-1A chain-like: MPSDKTIGGGDDSFNTFFSETGAGKHVPRAVFVDLEPTVIDEVRTGTYRQLFHPEQLITGKEDAANNYARGHYTIGKEIIDLVLDRIRKLADQCTGLQGFLVFHSFGGGTGSGFTSLLMERLSVDYGKKSKLEFSIYPAPQVSTAVVEPYNSILTTHTTLEHSDCAFMVDNEAIYDICRRNLDIERPSYTNLNRLIGQIVSSITASLRFDGALNVDLTEFQTNLVPYPRIHFPLATYAPVISAEKAYHEQLSVSEITNACFEPANQMVKCDPRHGKYMACCLLYRGDVVPKDVNAAIATIKTKRTIQFVDWCPTGFKVGINYQPPTVVPGGDLAKVQRAVCMLSNTTAIAEAWARLDHKFDLMYAKRAFVHWYVGEGMEEGEFSEAREDMAALEKDYEEVGVDSVEGEGEEEGEEY, encoded by the exons ATGCCTAGTGACAAGACAATTGGAGGAGGTGACGATTCCTTCAACACCTTCTTCAGTGAGACTGGAGCCGGAAAGCACGTCCCCAGGGCTGTTTTTGTCGATCTGGAGCCCACAGTCATCG ACGAGGTGCGCACTGGGACCTACCGCCAGCTCTTCCACCCTGAGCAGCTGATCACTGGCAAGGAGGATGCTGCTAACAACTACGCCCGTGGACACTACACCATCGGCAAAGAGATCATTGATCTGGTGCTGGACAGGATCCGCAAACTG GCTGACCAGTGCACCGGTCTTCAGGGTTTCCTGGTGTTCCACAGCTTCGGAGGTGGCACCGGCTCTGGTTTCACCTCCCTGCTGATGGAGCGTCTGTCTGTCGACTACGGCAAGAAGTCCAAGCTGGAGTTCTCCATCTACCCAGCTCCCCAGGTATCCACCGCTGTGGTGGAGCCCTACAACTCCATCCTGACCACCCACACCACCCTGGAGCACTCTGACTGTGCCTTCATGGTAGATAACGAAGCCATCTACGATATCTGCCGTAGGAACCTCGATATCGAGCGTCCTTCCTACACCAATCTGAACAGGCTTATTGGTCAGATtgtgtcctccatcactgcTTCCCTTCGTTTCGATGGTGCTCTCAATGTTGATCTGACAGAGTTCCAGACCAACTTGGTGCCATATCCCCGTATCCACTTCCCTCTGGCCACCTACGCCCCCGTCATCTCAGCTGAGAAGGCGTACCATGAGCAGCTCTCAGTATCCGAGATCACAAACGCCTGTTTCgagccagccaatcagatggTAAAATGTGACCCTCGCCATGGCAAGTACATGGCTTGCTGCCTTCTGTACCGTGGTGATGTGGTGCCCAAAGATGTGAACGCTGCTATTGCCACCATCAAAACCAAGCGTACCATCCAGTTTGTGGACTGGTGTCCCACTGGTTTCAAGGTTGGCATCAACTACCAGCCTCCCACTGTGGTTCCTGGTGGAGATCTGGCCAAGGTCCAGAGGGCTGTGTGCATGCTGAGCAACACCACTGCTATTGCAGAGGCCTGGGCTCGCCTTGACCACAAGTTTGACCTGATGTACGCTAAGCGTGCCTTTGTTCACTGGTATGTGGGTGAGGGtatggaggagggagagttcTCTGAGGCCAGAGAAGACATGGCAGCTCTGGAGAAGGATTACGAGGAGGTTGGAGTCGACTCTGTTGAgggtgagggagaggaggaaggagaggaataTTAA
- the sarnp gene encoding SAP domain-containing ribonucleoprotein isoform X1, whose amino-acid sequence MAEVIELQKLKLAELRQECEARGLDTKGNKGELIARLQAYLEEHGENKKEEDVDVDDVLGEDTEELKEENANDEKAEKESESTENEDQAEKKVVKISPLSTATERLQKRAERFSMPASSESKKAIRAARFGLPNEASTPSPGSTDGVANSKAPVSSDQLKKRAERFGMNVSSISQKIEEDEKLKKRKERFGGLAATATAGGPEVEAKKMKRAERFGIV is encoded by the exons ATGGCTGAGGTGATAGAGCTGCAGAAGCTGAAG CTTGCTGAGCTGAGGCAGGAGTGCGAGGCCCGAGGTTTGGACACCAAGGGAAACAAAGGGGAGCTCATCGCCCGTCTGCAAGCCTACCTGGAGGAACACGGTGAGAacaaaaaag AGGAAGACGTGGATGTGGATGATGTGCTCGGAGAGGATACAGAG GAGTTGAAGGAGGAGAATGCCAACGACGAAAAAGCCGAGAAGGAGTCTGAATCAACTGAAAACGAGGA tcAAGCTGAAAAGAAGGTGGTGAAAATAAGTCCTCTGTCAACTGCCACCGAA AGGCTACAGAAGAGGGCCGAACGTTTCAGCATGCCTGCATCCTCTGAGAGCAAGAAGGCCATACGTGCAGCAAG GTTCGGTTTACCCAACGAGGCCTCAACTCCTTCTCCAG gaagtacagatggcGTTGCAAACAGTAAAGCTCCT GTAAGCAGTGATCAGCTGAAGAAGAGAGCAGAACGATTTGGCATGAACGTTTCATCCATTTCACAAAAG ATCGAAGAGGatgaaaagctgaaaaaaaggaaggagaggttCGGCGGTCTGGCGGCTACAGCAACAGCTGGAGGCCCCGAGGTCGAG GCAAAGAAAATGAAGCGTGCTGAAAGATTTGGAATAGTGTAA